CCAAACTTGATCCAACTGTTCTCAATATATCGAAGATAGTAGATTTtaacattttattatttaaattattaactatttaaataataaatacgAGAGAATTTATATGGAGCTTACTTActtaaacataaaagaaaattgctgAAAATCTATTTAGAAAAATGGGCCGTAAAAGCTTACTCACATTTATTTCTTAGCTTTAATAGCCATCCGTGTAACAAATTTCAAGAATAGATTGCCTAggatttgtttcttcttctaatattattttcaaaagaatacaaaaaatcaTTCAACTGTAGAAAGTACTGTTTTAATACGttactttgaagtttgaacccaaaaaaaaaaaaaaaagccgatGGGTAGTTTGGTATTTGTAGATGGGAAAAACCATGTAGATGGAAATTATGCAAAAGTTGATGAGAGGAAGCGTTGACACAGTCAAAGCTGGTAGTAGGGGGTTGATGATCAATTACCTGTTTCTGGTCACAAGTTTGGTGAGAAATTCCCACAACCGGTGGTTCTTGCATATGAGCAGGCAAATCGTCCGGCTGATGTGCTCGTACCAGCATGCAGTCGACGCCCCAAACGCAATCAATGGCCACACGCGCCTTGGAGCTAGCCTTCTCATCACATATTGCGCACTTTGTGCTCCCTTCGGCACCGGAAAATATGGCTGCCATGTAATTATATATTCCAAAACAATATCACGTACATAtaccatataatatatataataagattaACAGGAGGAATTACTTACAGGTGCCAGTAGGGTTAAGGATTTGACGCAGGCAGGGTGGTTTACGGCGAGTGCTAGAGCCAAAATGCAGCCTAAAGAATGGGCCACGATGTGGAAGGATTTGACTTTGTGTGGCTCTAGCACCGACCGTTCTATCATCTCAACATGCTCTCTCAGAGTGTAAAGGGAGTCGGTTGGCTTAGGGCTCCTTCCAAATCCAAGCAGATCGATGGCAAATAGGCGATAAGTTGATTTGGCCGCACTTGAGAAGTTTGGAAATAATGTTTCCGTCCAAAATGCTGATGATGATATGAAGCCATGAATGAACAACACATCTTCTCGTGCTTTTTCTGACCAccataattataatataaattaatcaGGTTATTTTCTGATTGAAAAACATAAAGTGGGGTTCAACATCATGTTATTGATTAAAAGAGATAGATAAATGGTATTAAGTAAATTACTGCCCAACGGTCATATAATTGAGATAATGAAATTAATGGAACTCTATAGTTGATTTCACCGTCGCTTTATCGGTCTACTAAATAATAATGCTTGTGTTATTACCTTTGAGTCCTTCGGCTCGAACAAATAGAGATTCTTTGCTAGAGGAGGTCCAAGAAGTGCAAAATCCACAATTACAATCGGACCATCTTGGGATGGGGTGAAATTGGTGCCGTCCAAACTTTCCTTGAAGCATTTCAACGATGGTGGAGTTAACCGTGAAAGATGAACGCACCGTGCCTTTCTTGATCTTCTCACAGGATTGTACGATGGTCGTCCGATCGGCCACCTTGAGCCGTTTAAGCTCGGTAACTGTCAAGCTTGAAACCTCGGAGACCAAGGAAGGGCGTGTGTAGAGGGTGTCTGAGATCTCCTCCAATTGTAGCTTGGTTGAGCTGAGGCAAACAACCTTGGATCCGCCTTGTTCGGAAACCAAGATTTTGCCACTGCAAGTGATGGCTTCTTTGCCGGAGGAGCAGTAGCATGGCTTCCATTCGGCTTCAATGAAGAAGTCGGCTAACTTGTAAACAAAGCAAAGAAGGAAATCAAGAAGGTCTAGAAGAGAGAAGACACAGAAGCTCACAGCCTCGTTTATAACTCTGCCGGTTACTATTAAAACCCTTTTGGTTTTCCCCATGGCAGCCATTTTTAACAAGACCACCAAGAAGTaccagagacagagacagaaaCAGAGAGAGGATCAAAATGAAAACGTGAAGGCACCCATTGGCTTAATAAAGTTCAGAGTGTCATTGTAAGTGTAAATAGCTTCTCTTCTGTTGAAAGGCAAATCCTATATTGctaggaaaaagagaaagccaACCAAAAAATATGGGTTTCTGGTTCATGGAAACAGCTATCTCCCAAATGATGTCTCTCATGTAATGAAAGCGTGTGGGAATCCTCTCGCTTGAAActtataaatcttaaaaaagagagagagagagagagagagagagaaagagagagaggcttgaGTCTTGAGACGCATAAGAGctagaaacatatatataaattcattgTTTCATTTAACCTCGTTTGTTGGCCAAGGAGGTCGGGTGGTAGTTGAACCCCCCAGTTGAAGAAACAAATTCCCCTCAG
This genomic interval from Corylus avellana chromosome ca3, CavTom2PMs-1.0 contains the following:
- the LOC132174728 gene encoding probable lysophospholipase BODYGUARD 3 isoform X1, translated to MAAMGKTKRVLIVTGRVINEAVSFCVFSLLDLLDFLLCFVYKLADFFIEAEWKPCYCSSGKEAITCSGKILVSEQGGSKVVCLSSTKLQLEEISDTLYTRPSLVSEVSSLTVTELKRLKVADRTTIVQSCEKIKKGTVRSSFTVNSTIVEMLQGKFGRHQFHPIPRWSDCNCGFCTSWTSSSKESLFVRAEGLKEKAREDVLFIHGFISSSAFWTETLFPNFSSAAKSTYRLFAIDLLGFGRSPKPTDSLYTLREHVEMIERSVLEPHKVKSFHIVAHSLGCILALALAVNHPACVKSLTLLAPPYFPVPKGAQSAQYVMRRLAPRRVWPLIAFGASTACWYEHISRTICLLICKNHRLWEFLTKLVTRNRMRTFLLEGFFCHTHNAAWHTLHNIICGTASKIDAYMDAVREQLKCQVTIFHGQDDELIPVECSYNVKTRIPRARVKVIEKKDHITIVVGRQKAFARELEEIWRNSSD
- the LOC132174728 gene encoding probable lysophospholipase BODYGUARD 3 isoform X2: MAAMGKTKRVLIVTGRVINEAVSFCVFSLLDLLDFLLCFVYKLADFFIEAEWKPCYCSSGKEAITCSGKILVSEQGGSKVVCLSSTKLQLEEISDTLYTRPSLVSEVSSLTVTELKRLKVADRTTIVQSCEKIKKGTVRSSFTVNSTIVEMLQGKFGRHQFHPIPRWSDCNCGFCTSWTSSSKESLFVRAEGLKEKAREDVLFIHGFISSSAFWTETLFPNFSSAAKSTYRLFAIDLLGFGRSPKPTDSLYTLREHVEMIERSVLEPHKVKSFHIVAHSLGCILALALAVNHPACVKSLTLLAPGAQSAQYVMRRLAPRRVWPLIAFGASTACWYEHISRTICLLICKNHRLWEFLTKLVTRNRMRTFLLEGFFCHTHNAAWHTLHNIICGTASKIDAYMDAVREQLKCQVTIFHGQDDELIPVECSYNVKTRIPRARVKVIEKKDHITIVVGRQKAFARELEEIWRNSSD